tatttgttaaattaaatttatttaatggcgtattaaataatttttcaatttataaaataaaaattgtcagTTTGATTTACTCaactagaattttaaatttaaaggttggattcataatatttaatatgtaCAATGAATTCTTACAAAGaaatattttaccaaaaatTACTCTTAGAATAACTTGTATATTTATGTACATTACCATATCACGTTTTTTCTAAACTCAGTTTCTCCCAAACGATAAAAGGCaccaatataaaatatttaatttaattctataattttaaaattttgaagggAACCAGGCTCACCCTTGCCTCCCTTGGGCATGTACCTACCTATAATGAGCCtatttgtttaagttttttttaaaaaaaaaacgtttttaataaaataagtaattttatgttttttttatttgtctaattttttaaagagataACTACTATTGActtcctaaaaatattttttaaaagataatttttttcataatcacTTTTTAAGGTTTAAACAACCTGACCCAAaatgttgtttaaatttatgctaaattataattgaaaatggataGTAAAACTTTGCATATCTTTTTTCAAAATCTTGTGTTCTATaaatattctaataatattttattaattttctattatataattttaaatattcccCAAAAACCAGGTTAAACTCAACATACGATTCGTTAGttaataaattacaattttaaaaagatcattgccacaaaaaaaaaaatcttaaaaatattacagATTTACGTAAATAGAATGAATATACAATGAGAGAAACCACAAGTTAACCAAATAATGACAAAAGAACTCTTAGGCTAGGCAAGAAGTGCGGATGCAAACCATTAAACTTAAGCAGCGATGAGGGTTATAATTTATAAAGCAGCTCAACGTACATGATGCATGTAATCAATATATAAGGAAAATTCTGGCTGTCTAGGAACAaactgatttttgaagattatcaattttctgtaataagattattaacaaaattaaatttcttatgtATAAACAAGCGCGCACTTGTACATTTGTTTTAACAGATATAGGTCTTCTTGTATTAAAGAGATTTTTGATTTTCTTGCGGGATATGcctcatttattattatatcatttttgggtttaatataatttacatttttcctaaaatatatgatttcattttctcCCTCAAGAAAACAAATTGTCAAATTCCATTGAGCTCTCCTTTCCAATTTTACATCATTAACCCGCCTCAGCAGAAACAGTATCCCTCTTCTCATCACTGCATTCCTGATGCCCTGTGTCACTGCCCACATTGTATCCAATATAACTAATATCTGCCTCAAGCGACCAACTGGTGGGTAAGGAGCTGCCAAGAGCACTCCTTAAAAGTTCTGCACCATGAATAACGTCATTAAGGATTTCAGAAACACCAGAAATTGTAACCTCCAAAATCAGACTCCTTGACCTAAAAACCATATCAAGCAGGCAACCCATGTTAACACATTTTAGCTTATAAGCTATTCTTACATGAGAATGAAAATATAGTAAATTTCAACCTTACATGttacaattatatataaatggtcaaattaatagttaattaaaatttcttgaTAACAAGCTATGTgattcataataaaatttaattattaatatttatttttctcatttttgcataaaaatttaaaatgacattCTCATTTGATATTAGTTATACAATTAATCTACGAGGCAAGAATATTCAATATTAGTTATACAATTAAGTATAAATGATTGGGTTgggatgttttatttaaatttgatcttaATCATTTATTAGAAGGAGATATTTATTAGTTATACAATTAAATACTAgttactgattttttttaataatgagaTTGACTTTATCATTGAGTATACATTGAGTGTggaataagataaaaattgcGATCCCACAGTATCTATACTTTTCAGTTCCTTAGAAGATATCggagaatcataatttttttttggaaattcgATTACTGcaaattatgattattgaaaatgtctaaaatatatttaattagttttaatatatttcatgaCAAATAAAGATTTTTACATTTGGTTATATTGTAACCTTTTtcggtgtatatatatatatatatatagaatttttTATGGATATAATCTTCATTCAAAAAACACATCctaatgattaaattatttccttaacaactttgatattttattattattaatgatgGATTAATACTGTCAGAATTGATATgacaatagaaaaataaatataaataatttatatatctatATCATATAATGCTTAATAACGacaatatcaaatataaaaaaactttagaaaataaaaaatacctaaaaatatagaaatataaaaattaaaatatgccaTATTCACTACTTCAATGAATTGGTTGTAATTAGTGATAAAGAGCCAACATAATATTCTACAAATACACCATAAAATTTTTATCTTGAAGATATGAATCCTAACAATTTtgcattatttattatatataatatagaatGAGGGATATACATCATGAGGGGTcaattgcattatttttttttagactaaaagtttgtaaaatacattttgtattaattattttctcctcTTCAAAATTGAAGGTGTGagatgaaataatttataacattaTACTTTTGTCTTTAATCCTAAGctttattgagattttattcAGGTCCATTCCTCAATTGATAGTTTGATACCCGATCAAGTTATAACCAACAGGAAAGAATAACGATATGTTTGATGAGTATCATACATGGcacttggataaaaaaaaaagaaaacaaaacaatgtttttttattaacaaaacatGTTTCTCTTCATATACCAGGCAACTTGTGAGAATTGTGTATTGTTACGACTCCCTAGCCAAGCGAATCCTCTCATTGTTCATGATGTGATTTGATAACCAAGTCCAAGTGTAATGGAGGAGCAGCATCAAATTAAGAAACAGGAAAAGCAAAggaaagagagagggagagagaagtGGAAACAAATTTCATTGAGTCCAATGCTAAAACAAACAGTTTTGAATTTGTCATCTCATCTCAGAAGCACGCATCCAAAAGACAGCAGCAGCAGAGGGCAGCCAAACTGCACCAATTCAAACATATGAATAAGAACGCACGCAagtaataaaatatgatttttttttctatttcaatataaacatttttatcAACTAGCGTCACAATTATTACTCATACAATACGGCattttaaacaaacaaataatgaaTCTAGTTGGATCGGATCTGACTCGGCGATCCaaattagagagagagagacgcaCCAGCCTTCCAAACAACCAGGGCCGGTTGAATTTTGTTGACGGGGCGGAGGCTGAGCGTATTGAGGAGCGTAGGGCGGAGGATACCCCTGCGCCGGGTAGGGCGGCGGAGGATAGCCTTGTTGCGGCAGATATCCCGGCGGTGGGTATCCCGGCGGCGGGTATCCTGGCGGTGGATAGCCTTCCTTTCCGTACCCCTCCGGCTTATAACCTATcgaagaaaagaaattaaaaattgagaCTCAGattcaattaatatataaagcAAGATGCACGGAGAGCGAAAAGGAACCTTGCGGCGGTGGAACTCCGACTGGCGGCGGTTGTTGCTGCTGGTTGTAATAACTCATTGCGAAATGGAGTTTTGGAAATaggaatatttatttgtttgtttgcttTGAAGAGAATAAGATGGATGGTATTGGGGCACCTCATGCATCCTTACACCTCCAATCAAAATACTACCTTCCAAACTCacttcataactaattttattattttttaattggattCTCTTTTTAGTTCTTACCCCCCAcaaaatataatagaaatattaaacttttaattaacaatGTAGAGATTTctttgtaaaataaagtttcttcAAATTGGTATGAAATGAGAAGAGAAAtaatctttttgtttattttttaaaaattaacatgattttttaagataatcaaTAATTATAGATTATTTACCTTTAAAgtcatttgaaattaaataatattttctattcGAATCTTATTGATGAAAATAGATATAATTGATAAGAGCGATCCACTAAAAGCTACCCGTCAGATTTTCTAATCAAGATTCATTATCGATGAAATTGAAGAATATTCTATACTGTTAATTGcaaaaagtttattaatttttccaaaatatttaCTTGCACTTTGTATTAATTTTCTTGTACATTGTCATTCAAGTTTATGCAAATCTTCAAGGCTTCAgttcttttaacaaattaacTACTCTATTTTACTTTGCATATCTATTGTTTTCAATAGTTCAATActtcatttttgtttcatgtCAAAAAATAGATGCATTTAGTATTTTGAAAATACTActatgtaattaaatatttgttttttcagtcaaaatcattattaaaattttaattaaaagagcAGTACATTGcttcttattatattttcattacaCCAAACATAGGTTCGTTATAGTGCTATACTTTTATATATGAACAATAATTAGACCATCGTTAGAACATGGTATTGCAGCATGAAAAGAAATGGAAGCAATTCGGCTAGCTGATGCAATCGAAGCACAATAATCATTCAATGGATTCATATTTCATACGCCGAATAGTGTTTTATAGATTGTCACCATGACACTGTTAGCTTAGCCATGTGCATGAATTACACATTTCGATGTGATTCTTGACATTATTGGAtgcaaatatgaaaataactcttttgtttttatgatataCCTCTTTCCTCTCTACTTAGAATCAAATACAAATGCTCAAATAAAACAATGTCGAAAGGTCATGCCAACATTAGTGATTAGTCGGGGTGTCAAAATTGAGTAAGTTGACGGGTCAGcccaaataatttattatatgaatttcatggtaaatatattattttcgaGATGTCCATTTGAGGAGATGATATAAGGTGCAGTGATCTTGATAAAAGGAAGGATTAAAATGTAAGTGATTGtcattgttttaaaatgtatgtacttctaaaaattgtaaaattatagggatcaaatgagtaatttaaaaaaaaaaaacttgtcctTTCAAACTGTTACTCCTACcttaagaaggaaaaaaaggaagtTTTGTACATTTGAGCAATGGATACCAAAGCAAAcaagtaattaaattattttatgagagataattaaattcattttttgtatAATACTAAGAGAATATGTGAACAGCTAATGGATGTTGACTCATTGGAAGGTCAAAATAGCGATGGGCTTGAAGCTGTTAAGAAGCCCCATATGCCACCGTCAAAATGATGGCCCATGTGAGCTGGATTTGATCTGGGTGCCTGCCCGCCTTTAGACATATATTATGCTCCCCATagatagaaaagagaaaattccaattattattattattattattatgcccTCAATTCAATTGGGAAACTTCCACAAGGACAAGTTTGATGTTAACCACCCCTTAAGATACATTTTTTTGCGGTCTGATCCAAGAAAACTGCACATGGCTTTTAAAACTCTTACCCTGTTGATTTAACTACAGTGCTAAGCTTTGCTGCAGTCCTTCAAAGCTcccctacatttttttttttacatatgaaaattaaaatgaagagtaatgtatttcttcttcttcttattattattataaattaaaatgataaatggtGAAACTAAcgcattatataaaattaagtcAATAGCATGATAACTCTTTCACTTTCTGTTCTTCTCCTACAAATTTTGGATGTATTTATTTCACTTTCAGGACGAGACGTAGACTTCTGTCTTTTCCctcttctttatttctttttttctttataaaatggTTTAAAGAAAATGTTCTTCGCTAAGTACGCCTTAGGAGTTAGGACTACTCTAATTTGACCATCTACACGTGCACAACACCTTTTAAGATTAGAATCATGTTCATGGCTCATATTGCATCAAATGATATTCCTTTATTGCCAAGTCACttctcaataaatattttaaaggtaaaatcatattttttcttaaacaatctAACTTGAAGTTGCTAATGTAATAAATTTCGATAGTTCATAAATAAGAGACTAACTTATATAGTTTCATTACTGCTcaagtaaatattaaaatacgtACTAATCAGAATagtaattacatatttttaatattatgttaaaatatgttttttctctcttaaaaattagtgaataagttttttttaaaatctatttttcgtctttttgcaaaattaaaatctacaatttttttGGTTTGAGATTAGACTTATTGATATCCATACGTATGTGTCATTCTCATGTTCATGTGTTATTTTCCTTGTTAGTTGATTACTATCCTTAAAATTTATGGAGATTAAAAAAGCCcacaaattacaaataaaactgACACAAATTTTCAAACCCCACCTTCTCTAACCTTGGAAACACGAGTACGTAAACAACAAAAAACTAGACTGTGACAACGAATACAACTCCACCATGATGCACCTCCTACCTCACCTTCAAATCCTCCCCGCTGCCATCTCATTCCTCCTCAACTCCATCCTCACCGGACCCTCACCTATGAAACTCTTAACTTAAATCCatccacaatatttttttttatattatcattcaatcacatattaatatgtattataagtttatttatttttataaaaattactttaaaaatctcacttaatataatatttttatttacaaaatcacaatatataaaaatcaaagtatTCGAAATTTTAATGAGATATTGAACTACTCTAATCaccataacattaaaaaaaacttttaaataaatttaatcagttttatttttatttttaaaaaacaaaatgtccTGGATTTATCCTTAATGACCGTATAGTAtgttgcaaaaaagaattttataaatgacaattttaaattaaactttacAAGAGGGCTTTAGATAAAAGTGCGTGTGCACGTGGAGACATGTGTTTTGAATATGTGGAAGCCCGCATATGAATATTATGCAAACGTGCCCACATGCTTCTGTGAATCCTAGTAGAGTGAATGAGATTGCATGTGGATTCATAAAATCCCCAGTCAACCACACTTTGCCCCAAAAATTTTTTACAGTCTCCATTGTCGTTGTTCTGCCAaagccatttttttttctctctttgcatGCATAGCAATAGAATCTCTTCACACAcagagagaaaaaaagggtggtggtggtggtggttatgtttttattttgagaatGAGACTGACATAAAAAAACAACCAGCACATTTTGCTCTGCAGCAatctaaataaatattactagTACTATACAAACTATAAAAGAGGGTTATGTTTCCGTTGAGTCATTCTTTAATCGCCACACATGATGGGCACGGAAAAGGAAAATGGGGCACAAGgatgctaaataattaatgtgtGTTGTTTATGTCCAGAACAGCATATATATTTCCTTTCTTCATTTGAACACTAAACCAGATTACTAAATCAAACCCATTTTTAAGCTTAAGCTATATGGACcactttaattaatattgttgTCAACTACAAACACCATGCACCCTTTGCTAATCATGTATCTTAGTAGACATTAGTAGTAATCTTCTCTCAAATTGGGACATATAAAGCGTgcagacagagagagagagagagagaggcattACTGCTCAAGGGATAGGTGTCCATACAGTGTGGAAGGGGAAATGGACGTGTAGCCGGTTTTGTTAAGAGGGTACACAGTGCATCGCTGTCTAGCATGTGAAGGGTGTTGTGTTGTTGTggatttctttctctctctttacaTTTACATGCACCCCAACTGGCACTTTGCACATATGGGAAGGAAGAGAGTCAGGACAAAACTAGTCTAGGATTGGAGTCCGATTCTCTTGGTTTTCTCCAACACTTTATCCAACTTGGCTGGTGTTCACCCGAAACCAAAACTAGATAGCCACGTTGCCACGCAGTTAATAATACCTAGTATAGTAGTATGTGAGTGTTTCATCCAAGTTGAACTCTCTCTTTTTACCATTACTCCCTCTTCATCATAAATTGGACACTCCTTCAAAGTAAAACCAGAATAAGTAGTGTGAATAACCAACCCATTTTAGATTTCATTCCTTTGAGAAGCAAAGGAGATGAATGCATTGGCTTCACAATGCAGTAGTGGGTGTGAGTCTGGCTGGACTCTATACCTGGAGCACTCTTTCCAGCTGAACCACAATGCCTCTTCACATACAACTTCGCAGTTGTTCAAAGACAAACAGACCAAAAAGCTGGAGGAGGCTGAGGAAGAGGACTTGTCCATGGTTTCTGATGCTTCTTCTGGGCCTCCACACTTACACTTGCCAGATGCACAAGATAATGGGAGCTTTTATTCTGCATCTAAGGCGGCAAAACTTGGCAAGAAAAGTAAAAAGAGGCAGAAAGTTAAGGAAAACCAACACTTGCCTTCTTTGCTTGATGATACTGCTAGCTCTCCGGTCTTTGACTTCTCCATGGTGACTTTCACCTTCCTTGCATTGCCCTATCTCCTTTTTCTAGTGCTAAAAAAATCACCACTTGTAGTTCTTGTTATGCGATATATAGATGATACTCATTTGGCTCTTGACAATTTTTCAGAACAATTTCACTGTGACCAAACAACAAACTTCCGCAGAGAGCATGCTAGATTACTCACAAGGCTTCTCTGCTACTTATTATGAGGTGCTTCATTGGTTTGCTTCTTTCTTTGAAGGCTACATTTTATTCAAAgtcatatatgaaaataatcatattcTTGCAGGAGAGATCCTCATTGCAAGACCACTTTGAGTTTTTACAGCAATCTCAATCAGAAAATGGAGTTCGTAACAACAAGTAAGCAAATGTTTTTTCTGTACACTGGTAAAGTATTTTATCATATGTGACCATTCAATTGCATTTCGTGCTTAACAGATGGTACGGAGAGAAAGAGATGGGAATGATATAAAGATAAGTTCTATTTCTACGGATGGCTACCGCAGCTATACAACTTGTTGCAGTGGAAGATACTGAAGATCGATGAAGATGGTGTGGAAGGAATCTGATCTCGAAAGGGATTCTGATCCTTTGTTTTCTATTGTCATATCTTTTAGCTGTCAATGCAGTGAGAAACAAACtgaaaggaaggaaaatttagaaataaactttttttttcttcttttttctttcataatttaattttcttgtcaATGAATAGTGCACACAAGATAGATAAGTTAGGCAGGTTCAGTGTAAGCATGCTCAATCCTTGTTTTTGTTTGATGAAGCAAGCCCCATGCTCAATTTATATCACCAAAGCAACTTTTgccaaacaaatatttaattcttCAACCGCATATTCTCCAAAAGTATAATGACCAAgcctttgtttttctcttccgGGTATAAAATACTAACGCtctaatgaaatgaaatgagaaCAACTTTTACGCATCAAGAGCTATTGTATAGTTGCTGATGCCTGGTAGAGTGCATCTTGTTCTTGTGTTCATATTCAAAATTCAGGGGGAGCAGAGGTTCCTGCTTTCAGTGCTTTGGAAATGCAAAATTTCCTTACTAAGTGCAATCTTGGGGCTGACAACATGTTCCTCAATCTTTCTGTGTAGTTTAGATCTCAGCTACGCGCGCACAAGTGTATCCTAAGTAATACTCTGGAAGATGACAGTGATACGCTCCTATATCGTAAAAACTTAGGCAGTCACATCTCAAAATTAGCCCCGaaattaacaaactaataaCACAAGAAAAGCGTATAGCTATGAGAGGAATATAAATATATGGCGTTTGTGTTGAACGAAATTAATTATGCTTTTAGTAAACCAATTGTACGGTTTTTTCCcgctttttttaatcataaaaatccatttttttagTCAAGCGAGACAAAAATGTAGTACTACCCACTAATTCTGATGAAGGCCATGTCATCCTAGTTGAGTAGGCAGGATGTCTTTAATCTACATTTGAATCTTTACGTTAGTATCTGTGAATATAAATTAAGATTATCTGTAATACATAATCATCTACAGATACAAGACCTTCATACACTTTTGGAAGAGTCTAGACTTTCATATATATGCATCtcttaaaatgttttctaagcTCAGGAGATCCTTCCTGAGATCTTCCAGACCCAGAGGAACATGCCCCATTTTGTTTAGTATTTCAACTTTATCTCGTTTGGGAGGATCcccattttaaaatatcataaatgatgttttttttttaatgtaggtTTGCTCCCTTCAAGTCTGTCTGCTTGGAAGCTGTCGTAGGACTTGATGTCATGCACAATTATGTGTctctttaaaagtttttttaaatattttattcctttaatttacttattattCCCAGAATCTAGTATTGTGAGGCCAGAGAGGTTGAAAAGATGGCCATTGAGAATTTGGGatgccaaaataaaaatatctgcCCGCATGTTTGTTTTCTCCTATATATAATCCGAGTACGGaaataggaattaaaaaatgCTAATAGAGGAAGCTAAGCTAAAGacaaataaaactcaaaaaCTTCTAGATAGAGAAATTATTTAACTTAAACGTTGTCCAGCTGCATTCCATTCCATGAAATTGGATAAGAGTCCAAAAGAGTATGGGAAAACATTTTCTGCCTTTCCAACCACCTCCAAACCAAACCCTTCCTCTATGACTCTATCCCCGTTTTCACTGAGGAGCTGGGAAGGGGCTTCATAGCTTTCAAACACGTGGTTCATGTTTGATCTTCTATTTCTGTGAGCATTGGATGTTCCCATTTCTCAGGACAACACTCTCTGCATACCAAATGATGACAAACAGTGACTGAGTCACGTGGTCAAAACTAAAATCTACATAATTGCTAGTATGTCTTATTGTGCTGTGCAGTGTTTTATTTCCCGCCACTAGCATTAGCAACAAGGTTGAGgactcaaaaaagaaaaagaagcaacACTTGAATCAATCCTCTCTGTTGAAAATCAACACTTTTTTAAGTCAGAGGAATTTTAGGTTGTTGGTTTTAATATGAGGAAAAAAAcgtaggagaagaaaaaaagaatgtgattttaatttggaataattgatataatttttattgaataagttttatatttaaatataattgaataaaaaatcatactttattatttaagaaCTGTTATTATCATCTactgataatttaaaaatagaatcagaaattttaagtttaaaactcacttatttactaataatataataattaattcaaattaaaaatcaaaactagCTTCAGCATGGATGTTCAGCAACATAGGTGCAGATTCTTAGTTGAAATCTTGTAACAAATTTTTACTGTTCAATATTGGACTTGACATTACGATGCTGATATTGTATCTCCAATGCTAAGCATATAGAACAAGTCACGTACGCGTAAACTATCTCCATGTGGACCCTGCTCAGCTGGCTGGATATTCAACTCTTGAAGCGTCAAGTTACTTTGATTGAAGGGAGAGGCTCACATAACATAATGCCAATGACAACAATATTTCTCGGATCAGTGTACGTATTAGTTATTTGTCTtgtattttcattaataaattgTGAAAGCATCACTCATAAAACAGTACCTGTTTGCTCAGTAACTGTTCTGGACCCTTTCTAGGCTCACTTCGCCCCacttaagaaaataaaacaaacaacatGCTGATCTAATATTACTAGCCTCAATTACCTATTATGAATCACAACCCTAATGAGTCCGAACCAACCAGAACTTCTAATTAATTCCACGCATTTTATTCTCTTATATATACTGACAAGCAGGTAATCACACTAGAGCTTCCAGGGCCATCGAAAACTCCAAATTGATCCATCCACATTCTTCATTGTTGAGCTGGCGCTG
The nucleotide sequence above comes from Glycine soja cultivar W05 chromosome 11, ASM419377v2, whole genome shotgun sequence. Encoded proteins:
- the LOC114374922 gene encoding cysteine-rich and transmembrane domain-containing protein WIH2-like, coding for MSYYNQQQQPPPVGVPPPQGYKPEGYGKEGYPPPGYPPPGYPPPGYLPQQGYPPPPYPAQGYPPPYAPQYAQPPPRQQNSTGPGCLEGCLAALCCCCLLDACF
- the LOC114375610 gene encoding uncharacterized protein LOC114375610; this translates as MNALASQCSSGCESGWTLYLEHSFQLNHNASSHTTSQLFKDKQTKKLEEAEEEDLSMVSDASSGPPHLHLPDAQDNGSFYSASKAAKLGKKSKKRQKVKENQHLPSLLDDTASSPVFDFSMNNFTVTKQQTSAESMLDYSQGFSATYYEERSSLQDHFEFLQQSQSENGVRNNKWYGEKEMGMI